One window of the Trifolium pratense cultivar HEN17-A07 linkage group LG2, ARS_RC_1.1, whole genome shotgun sequence genome contains the following:
- the LOC123908028 gene encoding nodulin-related protein 2-like, producing the protein MAASGEEKKISTSELAASAKIVAEAAQSGFGKDVDKDKTAEAAGDLLDAVGQYAKLDDQKGLGQYVDKAADYLHKYEGDTPPASKPDKPKVDAAAAKSEDGGSGGGLGGDFAKVAGGFFK; encoded by the coding sequence atggCAGCAAGCGGAGAAGAGAAGAAGATTTCAACAAGTGAGCTTGCAGCAAGTGCAAAGATTGTAGCAGAAGCAGCACAATCAGGTTTCGGGAAAGATGTTGACAAAGACAAGACAGCAGAGGCTGCAGGTGATCTTCTAGATGCAGTTGGTCAGTATGCTAAATTGGATGATCAGAAGGGATTAGGACAGTATGTTGATAAGGCTGCTGATTATCTGCATAAATATGAGGGTGATACTCCACCAGCTTCCAAACCAGATAAGCCCAAAGTTGATGCTGCTGCTGCTAAGTCTGAAGATGGAGGGTCAGGTGGTGGACTAGGTGGAGATTTTGCCAAGGTTGCTGGAGGTTTctttaaatga